One window from the genome of Hydra vulgaris chromosome 02, alternate assembly HydraT2T_AEP encodes:
- the LOC136076249 gene encoding 52 kDa repressor of the inhibitor of the protein kinase-like, translated as MFCQMSVIVFQKHGRSFQLIWLKQFLWLSYSPSENGSYCLSCVLFGFKYFSKSSRCKNLFSQPLKHWPDAVSAFKRHYHGKKGKINEHHLAVQSLHYNTWTIFSAVLNTMNGSRLNIAFRGHRDNSQHHPTVGKYSLVNGVGNFVELLNYRIRGEDKVLEHHLNSCAKNASYISNSSQNELINYCGKYIQNILISDIKENQFFLIITVEASDCSNQEQMSLIIRFIDSSFDVREEVMGFLHCKYGLSGEALCKTILLCLKDYSLDISNCRGQGYDGAGSVVGHIKGLAKRIKDYNDKAVYTHCFSHRLNLSVANSCKLQEVRNMMEQNLLEAAITKHCPSATKKKLIDVCHTRWVERITGLNDFESLFVPIVFCLEGMSMNLEKKCNKETSSQASCFLKLITTFDFIASLVIT; from the exons ATGTTTTGCCAGATGAGcgttattgtttttcaaaaacatggGCGATCTTTCCAACTTATCTggttaaagcaatttttatggcTTAGTTATTCACCATCTGAAAATGGATCATATTGTTTGAGTTGTGTTTTGTTTGGGTTTAAGTACTTTTCGAAATCTAGTAGatgtaaaaacttgttttctcaGCCTTTAAAGCACTGGCCAGATGCTGTGAGTGCTTTTAAAAGACATTATCATGGGAAAAAAGGAAAGATTAATGAACATCACTTAGCTGTACAAAGTCTTCATTATAACACCTGGACCATATTTTCAGCAGTTTTAAATACAATGAATGGAA GCCGTCTCAATATAGCTTTTAGAGGTCATCGTGACAATTCCCAACATCATCCTactgttggaaaatattctttAGTAAATGGAGTCGGAAATTTTGTTGAACTTTTAAACTACAGGATCAGAGGTGAGGATAAAGTTCTTGAGCATCATCTTAACAGCTGTGCAAAGAATGCATCTTATATTTCTAATTCGTcacaaaatgaattaataaattattgtgGAAAATATATccagaatattttaatttccgATATAAaggaaaatcaattttttttgataattactGTTGAAGCATCTGATTGCTCCAATCAGGAACAAATGTCtttaattataagatttatagaTAGTTCTTTTGATGTAAGAGAAGAAGTTATGGGTTTTTTGCATTGCAAATATGGTTTATCAGGAGAAGCTctttgcaaaactattttattatgtCTTAAAGATTATTCTCTTGACATTTCCAATTGTCGAGGTCAGGGGTATGATGGTGCAGGATCTGTTGTTGGTCATATTAAAGGTCTTGCAAAGAGAATTAAAGATTACAATGACAAAGCAGTTTATACTCACTGTTTTAGTCATCGACTTAATCTTAGTGTAGCAAATTCGTGCAAACTGCAAGAAGTCAGAAATATGATGGA ACAAAATTTATTAGAAGCAGCTATCACCAAACATTGTCCTTCTgctacaaagaaaaaattaattgatgtTTGTCACACAAGATGGGTTGAACGCATAACTGGGTTGAATGATTTTGAAAGTTTGTTTGTACCTATTGTTTTTTGTCTTGAAGGAATGAGTATGAACTTAGAAAAAAAGTGCAATAAAGAAACTTCCTCACAagcttcttgttttttaaaactcattacaacttttgattttattgcatCTTTAGTGATTACTTGA
- the LOC136076583 gene encoding uncharacterized protein LOC136076583: MNCTLSFESDAELEEHMLSGLHTVPKSLTSLDKVRNSFVHRMKITSQLNMPISSSSNSASVKDKPHCMNIFLLQGWALPVRSSFRFSNQQKELLYKYFIRGEESGNKMSPEQVHMQLRRELPPDQYVTSQQIRSLFSRFSNLKRKGKLVEPTTENNENSQVNDNKEVYGKNDDFNLAGDNEDDNKYEEDIANLAKEICLVWKVNDWVAVAYEKQWNIGYIVEVSITGIRVNCMINGQEKNTFRWPVTTEEINNQTDKMICLVNAPFLISGCGDYS, from the exons ATGAATTGTACTTTATCATTTGAAAGCGATGCTGAGTTAGAAGAACACATGCTATCCGGTCTTCATACAGTTCCGAAATCATTAACATCATTGGATAAAGTTCGCAACTCGTTTGTTCATAGGATGAAAATTACTTCACAACTAAATATGCCAATTTCATCATCCTCTAACAGTGCTTCCGTAAAAGACAAACCACATTGCATGAACATTTTTCTATTGCAAGGTTGGGCATTACCAGTTCGaagttcttttagattttcaaatcaGCAGAAAGAACTgttgtataaatactttattcgtGGAGAAGAATCAGGTAATAAAATGAGCCCTGAGCAGGTTCACATGCAGCTGAGGAGAGAACTTCCGCCTGATCAATATGTAACTAGCCAACAGAtaagatctttattttcaaG ATTTAGTAACCTGAAAAGAAAAGGTAAGCTGGTAGAACCGACaacagaaaataatgaaaatagtcAGGTTAACGATAACAAAGAAGTTTATGGCAAAAATGATGACTTTAATCTGGCAGGAgacaatgaagatgataataaatatgagGAAGACATCGCCAATCTTGCAAAAGAAATTTGTCTTGTATGGAAAGTGAATGATTGGGTTGCTGTTGCATAtgaaaaacaatggaatattggatatattgtggag GTATCTATAACTGGGATCAGAGTTAATTGTATGATTAACGGGCAAGAGAAGAATACTTTTCGCTGGCCAGTTACTACCGAGGAGATAAATAACCAAACTGATAAAATGATCTGTTTAGTAAATGCTCCTTTTCTAATCAGTGGTTGTGGCGATTATTCATAA
- the LOC136077114 gene encoding uncharacterized protein LOC136077114, producing the protein MAKLKHFLSMSCISLQSVRKLIENGCIENLRTVYSELSLRINFLHKPDLYDLLTVQKSIKRNISVECGIPQNSRKTMALKSESTGSCLFSSFSICLSGDNSLVMDLRILTAIDLYLNPSFYSNHPSFVSLCLKYPNEFSSIDNLLAVSVSTHSVDSGKLKDDLVKEEALHICQEFVWSGFLCVLAPSTVCFKRVQCYYRTISSFLKYKLMFNLKIEPRILSPSSDVLNLLFCFEGSNPSLLYKHNHYVPLVFVPDEKCLKRKFLCKKVSNCAKQLTITMFTDKYNTNQEPPISTIADKSFLYELNNNKFITPSHRNSVFDSFIDSKSCSSNTLLPLNKNDCKIKKKSFYLPKFQN; encoded by the exons atggctaaattaaaacattttcttagcATGTCTTGCATTTCTTTACAGTCTGTAAGAAAATTAATTGAGAACGGTTGTATTGAAAATCTACGAACTGTTTATTCCGAATTGTCGTTAAGGATTAATTTCCTTCACAAACCAGATCTTTATGACTTATTGACTGTTCAAAAGTCAATAAAGAGAAATATTTCTGTCGAGTGTGGCATTCCACAGAATTCAAGGAAAACTATGGCGTTGAA atcTGAATCTACTGGTAGTTGTCTATTTAGTTCGTTTTCTATTTGCCTGAGTGGTGATAATAGTTTGGTAATGGATTTAAGAATTCTGACagcaattgatttatatttaaatcccTCATTTTATAGTAATCATCCATCGTTTGTCAGCTTGTGCTTAAAGTATCCAAATGAGTTTTCATCGATAGATAATTTGTTAGCAGTGTCTGTGTCCACACATTCTGTAGACTCAGGAAAACTAAAAGATGATCTTGTTAAGGAAGAAGCATTACATATATGTCAAGAATTTGTATGGTCTGGTTTTCTTTGCGTTCTTGCTCCTTCAACTGTGTGTTTTAAACGAGTTCAGTGTTACTACAGAACAATTAGTTCGTtcctaaaatataaacttatgttTAATCTTAAAATTGAACCTCGTATTTTATCTCCATCATCAGATGTTctgaatttattgttttgttttgaaggATCAAATCCTTCACTTCTATATAAACACAATCATTATGTACCTCTAGTTTTTGTTCCAGATGAGAAGTGCTTGAAGcgtaaatttttatgtaaaaaagttagtAATTGTGCTAAACAATTAACAATTACTATGTTTACAGATAAATACAACACCAATCAAGAACCACCTATTTCTACCATTGctgataaatcttttttatatgaacttaataacaacaaatttataacacCCTCTCACAGAAATAGTGTCTTTGATTCCTTTATAGATTCAAAATCGTGTTCTTCCAATACTTTGctacctttaaataaaaatgattgtaaaattaaaaaaaaaagtttttatctgccaaaatttcaaaactag